One genomic segment of Burkholderia pyrrocinia includes these proteins:
- a CDS encoding lactonase family protein, producing the protein MPNTDRLTVVVSNAADGDLATFSLTGDGTLAPLARYPAADVAMPIAVQADRARLYVATRGEQPTIVAFRVAPATGALARIGTTAIDASHAYLSLDRSGRWLLGASYGGNSLSLYDAARVRDGDGAPLQVAGGIANAHAVIVSPDNRFAYVSSLGSDRVFSFALVEDAAGLRALEHGETRVPAGFGPRHLQFARDGRALVVVSEFQATLATFARALDTGRLGDAHVSARHPAIAELAQGHARPPAPAEPSVWAADLHLTPDERFAYVSERTSSRLLCYRRTADGTFEPAHATATETQPRGFAIDPSGRWLVACGEQSEHVAVYAIAPDDGTLSLHARAPGGRGANWVAIV; encoded by the coding sequence ATGCCGAACACTGACCGCCTGACCGTCGTCGTCTCGAATGCCGCCGACGGCGATCTCGCCACGTTCTCCCTCACGGGCGACGGCACGCTCGCGCCGCTCGCCCGCTACCCGGCCGCCGACGTCGCGATGCCGATCGCCGTACAGGCCGACCGCGCGCGGCTCTACGTCGCGACGCGCGGCGAACAGCCGACGATCGTCGCGTTCCGGGTCGCCCCTGCCACGGGCGCGCTCGCACGCATCGGCACGACGGCGATCGACGCGAGCCACGCGTACCTGTCGCTCGACCGCAGCGGCCGCTGGCTGCTCGGCGCGTCGTACGGCGGGAATTCGCTGAGCCTCTACGACGCCGCGCGCGTGCGCGACGGCGACGGCGCACCGCTGCAGGTGGCCGGCGGCATCGCGAACGCGCACGCGGTGATCGTGTCGCCGGACAATCGTTTCGCGTACGTCAGTTCGCTCGGCTCGGACCGCGTGTTCAGCTTCGCGCTCGTCGAGGACGCAGCCGGCCTGCGTGCGCTCGAACACGGCGAAACGCGCGTGCCGGCCGGCTTCGGCCCGCGCCACTTGCAATTCGCGCGTGACGGCCGCGCGCTCGTCGTCGTCAGCGAATTCCAGGCCACGCTCGCGACCTTCGCGCGCGCCCTCGACACCGGCCGGCTCGGCGACGCGCACGTCAGCGCGCGCCACCCGGCCATCGCCGAACTCGCGCAAGGCCATGCTCGGCCGCCCGCGCCCGCCGAACCGTCCGTCTGGGCCGCCGACCTGCACCTGACGCCCGACGAGCGCTTCGCGTATGTCAGCGAACGCACGTCGAGCCGGTTGCTCTGCTATCGCCGCACCGCCGACGGTACGTTCGAGCCCGCGCACGCGACGGCCACCGAGACGCAGCCGCGCGGCTTCGCGATCGACCCGTCGGGACGCTGGCTCGTCGCGTGCGGCGAGCAGTCGGAACACGTGGCGGTCTATGCGATCGCGCCGGACGACGGCACGCTGTCGCTGCATGCGCGGGCGCCGGGCGGGCGCGGCGCGAACTGGGTCGCGATCGTCTGA
- a CDS encoding MFS transporter, translating to MNPPSPALPGRDPLASAVSKVKWHVLPLVLIMFIANYIDRVNVGFVDRHLEASIGIGAAAYGLGAGLFFVGYALFEVPSNLLMQRYGARVWLARIMATWGIVAAAMAFVWNDTSFYVLRFLLGAAEAGFFPGVVLYLSQWLPPQERGKAMAIFLGGSAFASVLSGPVTGALLSIHGFGLEGWQWMFLIEGLFSVALCGASWLLLKSYIRDATWLTAEERAALENALDAERATRDVRSNVPVRAAALLRDPQIMLFCFLYFSIQLTIYAATFWLPTIIRKMGGLTDFQVGLYNTIPWMIAIGAMYCFAVLSSKWKHPQRWLAFALVLAACGLFASTSHDPVWSFASICFAALGFKAASSLFWPIPQGYLDTRVAAAVIALINSVGNLGGFVAPTAFGYLKQHTGSITGGLYALAIASLVAAGAALFARTHRRSDPPRGLPADESFTNATMLRHAEH from the coding sequence TTGAACCCGCCCTCGCCCGCCCTGCCAGGCCGCGACCCGCTCGCGTCCGCCGTCTCGAAAGTGAAGTGGCATGTGCTGCCGCTCGTGCTAATCATGTTCATTGCGAACTACATCGACCGCGTGAACGTCGGTTTCGTCGATCGCCACCTCGAAGCGTCGATCGGTATCGGCGCGGCCGCGTACGGGCTCGGCGCCGGGCTGTTCTTCGTCGGCTATGCGCTGTTCGAAGTGCCGTCGAACCTGCTGATGCAGCGCTACGGCGCACGCGTGTGGCTCGCGCGGATCATGGCGACGTGGGGCATCGTCGCGGCCGCGATGGCGTTCGTGTGGAACGACACGTCGTTCTATGTGCTGCGCTTCCTGCTCGGCGCGGCCGAGGCCGGCTTCTTCCCCGGCGTCGTGCTGTACCTGTCGCAATGGCTGCCGCCGCAGGAGCGCGGCAAGGCGATGGCGATCTTCCTCGGCGGCTCCGCGTTCGCGTCGGTGCTGTCCGGGCCCGTCACCGGCGCGCTGCTGTCGATCCACGGCTTCGGCCTCGAAGGCTGGCAATGGATGTTCCTGATCGAAGGGCTGTTCTCGGTCGCGCTGTGCGGCGCGAGCTGGCTGCTGCTGAAATCGTACATCCGCGACGCGACGTGGCTCACGGCCGAAGAGCGCGCGGCGCTCGAAAATGCGCTCGACGCGGAACGCGCGACACGCGACGTGCGCTCGAACGTGCCCGTGCGCGCCGCCGCGCTGCTGCGCGATCCGCAGATCATGCTGTTCTGCTTCCTGTATTTCTCGATCCAGTTGACGATCTACGCGGCCACGTTCTGGCTGCCGACGATCATCCGCAAGATGGGCGGCCTCACCGATTTCCAGGTCGGCCTGTACAACACGATCCCGTGGATGATCGCGATCGGCGCGATGTACTGCTTCGCGGTGCTGTCGTCGAAGTGGAAGCATCCGCAGCGCTGGCTCGCATTCGCGCTCGTGCTCGCCGCATGCGGGTTGTTCGCGTCGACGTCGCACGATCCCGTCTGGTCGTTCGCGTCGATCTGCTTCGCCGCGCTGGGCTTCAAGGCTGCGTCGTCGCTGTTCTGGCCGATCCCGCAAGGCTATCTCGACACGCGCGTGGCCGCGGCCGTGATCGCGCTGATCAACTCGGTCGGCAACCTCGGCGGCTTCGTCGCGCCGACGGCATTCGGCTATCTGAAGCAACATACGGGTTCGATCACGGGCGGGCTGTATGCGCTCGCGATCGCGTCCCTCGTCGCCGCGGGCGCCGCGCTGTTCGCGCGCACGCACCGGCGCAGCGATCCGCCGCGCGGCCTGCCGGCCGACGAGTCCTTCACGAACGCTACGATGCTCCGCCATGCCGAACACTGA
- a CDS encoding helix-turn-helix transcriptional regulator, whose product MRIALAPGDTATHDGFDDAAWTARELSAWLGLVYQGPSEATPWAGFLEAVRVRLDASFTTLVLRNPGGSRHGLIINASTHGPLLPGEPSYSEQFYALCPFLDHPPGQVFTADRLFGETAWRAHDFYRQYLQPLDLRYILGANLRGERGVECAFFVSRAHGGRDFDAAECAQVATLLPHLQRAVELHAAFDVLDAERALYAGTVDRLDVGTAIVDEDGRVIKRNRIAERLIEQQDGLCMRQERLHASCPLDERRLQKALQAALEHFRAGALARIEATTLSRPGGAMPLSVLLRPLAPYRGAEDRQHRPAVAVFVRDPASSPQTSRDMLHRLFRLTPMETEIALLLVDGLTLDEAAAATGITKNTARAHLRGIFAKTGATRQAVLVKTLLNSVVSMA is encoded by the coding sequence ATGCGGATCGCGCTGGCGCCCGGCGACACGGCCACGCACGACGGTTTCGACGACGCGGCGTGGACGGCACGCGAACTCAGCGCGTGGCTCGGGCTCGTCTACCAGGGCCCGTCGGAAGCGACCCCGTGGGCCGGTTTTCTCGAAGCGGTCCGCGTGCGGCTCGACGCGAGCTTCACGACGCTCGTGCTGCGCAATCCGGGCGGCTCGCGGCACGGGCTCATCATCAATGCGTCGACGCATGGCCCGCTGCTGCCCGGCGAGCCGTCGTACAGCGAGCAGTTCTATGCACTGTGCCCATTTCTCGATCACCCGCCCGGCCAGGTCTTCACGGCCGACCGGCTGTTCGGCGAAACCGCGTGGCGCGCACACGATTTCTACCGGCAGTACCTGCAGCCGCTCGACCTGCGCTACATCCTCGGCGCGAACCTGCGCGGCGAACGCGGCGTCGAGTGCGCTTTCTTCGTGAGCCGCGCGCACGGCGGCCGCGATTTCGACGCGGCCGAGTGCGCACAGGTCGCGACGCTGCTGCCGCACCTGCAGCGCGCGGTCGAGCTGCACGCGGCGTTCGACGTGCTCGATGCCGAACGCGCGCTGTACGCGGGCACCGTCGACCGGCTCGATGTCGGCACCGCGATCGTCGACGAGGACGGCCGCGTGATCAAGCGCAACCGCATCGCCGAGCGGCTGATCGAGCAGCAGGACGGGCTGTGCATGCGCCAGGAGCGGCTCCACGCGTCGTGCCCGCTCGACGAGCGCCGGCTGCAGAAGGCGCTGCAGGCCGCGCTCGAGCATTTCCGCGCGGGCGCGCTCGCGCGCATCGAAGCCACCACGCTGTCGCGCCCCGGCGGCGCGATGCCGTTGAGCGTGCTGCTGCGCCCGCTCGCGCCCTATCGCGGCGCCGAGGACCGCCAGCACCGGCCGGCCGTCGCGGTCTTCGTCCGCGATCCCGCGTCGTCGCCGCAAACGTCGCGCGACATGCTGCACCGGCTGTTTCGGCTCACGCCGATGGAGACCGAAATCGCGCTGCTGCTCGTCGACGGGCTCACGCTCGACGAGGCGGCCGCCGCGACGGGCATCACGAAGAACACGGCGCGCGCGCACCTGCGCGGCATCTTCGCGAAAACGGGCGCGACGCGACAGGCCGTGCTCGTCAAGACGCTGCTCAACAGCGTCGTGTCGATGGCGTAG
- the cysN gene encoding sulfate adenylyltransferase subunit CysN has protein sequence MAHVLTAPDARADDDAQTRDLLRFITCGSVDDGKSTLIGRLLYESNMLFDDQLTQLEADSKKVGTQGGELDFALLVDGLSAEREQGITIDVAYRFFATARRKFIVADTPGHEQYTRNMITGASTADLAVILIDARKGVLTQTRRHSHLVALIGIKRVVLAINKMDLVDYDQAVFERIDADYRAFAAELGLAEIVSIPMSALRGDNVIVPSAQMPWYAGPTLMQHLDRLPLAARVTRDEPFRLPVQWVNRPHLNFRGYAGSIASGEIRVGERVRVLPSGKESRVASVITQRGESDIARAGDAVTLTLADEIDVSRGDLIARADAPPEVADQFEATIVWMHDEPLLPGRPYLVKLGTQTVGASCATPKYKIDVNTREHLAARTLALNEIGVCNLSFDRPVAFDPYDRNRHTGGFIVIDRFTNDTVGAGMLHFALRRAHNVHWQAVDVDRDARAVQKAQTPRIVWLTGLSGAGKSTIANLVEKRLHALGRHTYLLDGDNVRHGLNRDLGFTEADRVENIRRVAEVARLMLDAGLITLVSFISPFRAERDMARALVGPDEFVEVFVDTPLAVAEERDPKGLYKKARRGELKHFTGIDSPYEPPAQPELRVDTVAESPEQAADRIVAHLLRERAA, from the coding sequence ATGGCACACGTACTCACCGCTCCCGACGCGCGCGCCGACGACGACGCGCAAACCAGGGACCTGCTGCGCTTCATCACGTGCGGCAGCGTCGACGACGGCAAGAGCACGCTGATCGGCCGCCTGCTCTACGAATCGAACATGCTGTTCGACGACCAGCTCACGCAGCTCGAGGCCGATTCGAAGAAGGTCGGCACGCAGGGCGGCGAACTCGATTTCGCGCTGCTCGTCGACGGCCTGTCGGCCGAGCGCGAGCAAGGGATCACGATCGACGTCGCATACCGCTTCTTCGCGACCGCGCGACGCAAGTTCATCGTCGCCGATACGCCCGGCCACGAACAGTACACGCGCAACATGATCACCGGCGCATCGACCGCCGATCTCGCGGTGATCCTGATCGACGCGCGCAAGGGCGTGCTCACGCAGACGCGCCGCCACAGCCATCTCGTCGCGCTGATCGGCATCAAGCGCGTCGTGCTCGCGATCAACAAGATGGATCTCGTCGACTACGACCAGGCCGTGTTCGAGCGCATCGATGCCGACTATCGCGCGTTCGCGGCCGAGCTCGGGCTGGCGGAGATCGTCAGCATCCCGATGTCGGCGCTGCGCGGCGACAACGTGATCGTGCCGAGCGCGCAGATGCCGTGGTACGCGGGCCCGACGCTGATGCAGCATCTCGACCGCCTGCCGCTCGCCGCGCGTGTGACGCGCGACGAGCCGTTCCGGCTGCCCGTGCAGTGGGTCAACCGCCCGCACCTGAACTTCCGCGGCTACGCGGGCAGCATCGCATCGGGCGAGATCCGTGTCGGCGAGCGCGTGCGCGTGCTGCCGTCCGGCAAGGAGAGCCGTGTGGCGTCGGTGATCACGCAGCGCGGCGAAAGCGACATCGCGCGCGCCGGCGACGCTGTGACGCTCACGCTCGCCGACGAGATCGACGTCAGCCGCGGCGACCTGATCGCGCGCGCGGACGCGCCGCCGGAAGTGGCCGACCAGTTCGAGGCGACCATCGTGTGGATGCACGACGAGCCGCTGCTGCCCGGCCGGCCGTATCTCGTGAAACTCGGCACGCAGACGGTCGGCGCGTCCTGCGCGACGCCGAAGTACAAGATCGACGTGAACACGCGCGAGCATCTCGCCGCGCGCACGCTCGCGCTCAACGAGATCGGCGTGTGCAACCTGAGCTTCGACCGGCCCGTCGCGTTCGATCCGTACGACCGGAACCGCCATACCGGCGGCTTCATCGTGATCGACCGCTTCACCAACGACACGGTCGGTGCCGGGATGCTGCACTTCGCGCTGCGCCGCGCGCACAACGTGCACTGGCAGGCCGTCGACGTCGATCGCGACGCGCGCGCGGTGCAGAAGGCGCAGACGCCGCGCATCGTGTGGCTGACCGGGCTGTCGGGCGCCGGCAAATCGACGATCGCGAACCTCGTCGAAAAGCGGCTGCATGCGCTCGGCAGGCACACGTACCTGCTCGACGGCGACAACGTGCGGCACGGGCTCAATCGCGATCTCGGCTTCACCGAGGCCGATCGCGTGGAGAACATCCGGCGCGTCGCCGAAGTGGCGCGGCTGATGCTCGACGCGGGGCTCATCACGCTCGTGTCGTTCATCTCGCCGTTCCGTGCGGAGCGCGACATGGCGCGCGCGCTGGTCGGCCCCGACGAGTTCGTCGAAGTGTTCGTCGACACGCCGCTCGCGGTCGCCGAGGAACGCGATCCGAAGGGCCTGTACAAGAAGGCGCGGCGCGGCGAGCTGAAGCACTTCACGGGCATCGACTCGCCGTACGAGCCGCCCGCGCAGCCCGAGCTGCGCGTCGACACGGTGGCCGAGTCGCCGGAACAAGCGGCGGACCGCATCGTCGCGCACCTGCTGCGCGAGCGCGCGGCGTAA
- the cysD gene encoding sulfate adenylyltransferase subunit CysD, whose amino-acid sequence MLTHLERLEAESIHIMREVVAESENPVMLYSIGKDSSVMLHLAMKAFYPAKPPFPLLHVDTTWKFREMIAFRDETAERLGLDLRVHINPEGVANYVNPFTHGSAVHTDVWKTQGLKQALDHYGFDAAFGGARRDEEKSRAKERIVSLRSEQHRWDPKRQRPELWSLYNARKRKGESLRVFPISNWTELDIWQYIQLHDIPIVPLYFAKERPVVERDGALIMVDDERLPLREGEVPRMRKVRFRTLGCYPLTGAIDSDATTLDDVLQEMRETRTSERQGRLIDSDSAGSMEKKKQEGYF is encoded by the coding sequence ATGTTGACCCACTTGGAGCGGCTGGAGGCCGAAAGCATCCACATCATGCGCGAGGTGGTCGCGGAGAGCGAGAACCCGGTGATGCTGTATTCGATCGGCAAGGACAGCTCGGTCATGCTGCATCTCGCGATGAAGGCGTTCTACCCGGCGAAGCCGCCCTTTCCGCTGCTGCACGTCGATACGACGTGGAAATTCCGCGAGATGATCGCGTTTCGCGACGAGACGGCCGAGCGCCTCGGCCTCGACCTGCGCGTGCACATCAACCCCGAAGGCGTCGCGAACTACGTCAATCCGTTCACGCACGGCTCGGCCGTGCACACCGACGTGTGGAAGACGCAGGGGCTCAAGCAGGCGCTCGATCACTACGGCTTCGACGCCGCGTTCGGCGGCGCGCGCCGCGACGAGGAGAAATCGCGCGCGAAGGAACGCATCGTGTCGCTGCGCTCCGAACAGCACCGCTGGGACCCGAAGCGCCAGCGTCCCGAACTCTGGTCGCTGTACAACGCGCGCAAGCGCAAAGGCGAAAGCCTGCGCGTGTTCCCGATCTCGAACTGGACCGAACTCGACATCTGGCAGTACATCCAGCTTCACGACATCCCGATCGTGCCGCTCTACTTCGCGAAGGAACGCCCTGTCGTCGAACGCGACGGCGCGCTGATCATGGTCGACGACGAACGTTTGCCATTGCGCGAAGGCGAAGTGCCGCGGATGCGCAAGGTGCGCTTTCGCACGCTCGGCTGTTATCCGCTGACGGGTGCGATCGACAGCGATGCGACGACGCTCGACGACGTCCTGCAGGAGATGCGCGAGACGCGCACGTCCGAGCGCCAGGGGCGCCTGATCGACAGCGATTCGGCCGGCTCGATGGAAAAGAAGAAACAGGAGGGATATTTCTGA
- a CDS encoding DUF1214 domain-containing protein, translating into MTDDTRATQLLSGQTWADFCDTLKRSGQQILRADAPDDPLTRAEGFRYLSRLMRIALEMHVEFADGAWPGFFSPSHETAKIGADNPDNLYQYARLDGRCEYRVTGRRGTVAYLSFGTQKGGYETDGKMLQTGFLDAKQLALAPDGSFEIVLSETPRAGNWVRMEPGTNALLVRQTFLDRRAETPAQLKIERIGAEDRPAPLDPVVLQGGLTRAAQFVEQTSKLFADWAASYRSHVNALPPADQALCQSVGGDPNIYYYHSSWSLADDEALVIDVDTMPDCDFWNVQLNNYWMESLDYRHFDVCVNKHSARLNADGGVTVVVAAARPGDANWLDTAGHRAGTICWRWVGAARPVHPRTRVVKLATLKEAA; encoded by the coding sequence ATGACGGACGACACACGTGCCACGCAATTGCTTTCGGGCCAGACCTGGGCCGATTTCTGCGACACCCTGAAACGCAGCGGACAACAGATCCTGCGCGCCGACGCGCCGGACGATCCGCTGACGCGCGCGGAAGGGTTCCGCTACCTGAGCCGGCTGATGCGCATCGCGCTGGAAATGCACGTCGAATTCGCGGACGGCGCATGGCCGGGCTTCTTCTCGCCGTCGCACGAGACCGCGAAGATCGGCGCCGACAATCCCGACAACCTGTACCAGTACGCACGCCTCGACGGCCGCTGCGAATACCGCGTGACGGGGCGGCGCGGCACGGTCGCGTACTTGAGCTTCGGCACGCAGAAGGGCGGCTACGAGACCGACGGCAAGATGCTGCAGACGGGCTTTCTCGATGCGAAGCAGCTCGCGCTCGCGCCGGACGGCAGCTTCGAGATCGTGCTGAGCGAAACGCCGCGCGCGGGCAACTGGGTGCGCATGGAGCCCGGCACCAACGCGCTGCTGGTGCGCCAGACCTTCCTCGACCGGCGTGCGGAGACGCCCGCGCAACTGAAGATCGAGCGTATCGGCGCCGAGGATCGGCCGGCGCCGCTCGACCCGGTCGTGCTGCAGGGTGGCCTCACGCGCGCCGCGCAGTTCGTCGAGCAGACGTCGAAGCTGTTCGCCGACTGGGCCGCGAGCTACCGGTCGCACGTGAACGCGCTGCCGCCCGCCGACCAAGCGCTGTGCCAGTCGGTCGGCGGCGACCCGAACATCTACTACTACCACTCGAGCTGGTCGCTGGCCGACGACGAAGCGCTCGTGATCGACGTCGACACGATGCCCGACTGCGATTTCTGGAACGTACAGCTCAACAACTACTGGATGGAGTCGCTCGACTACCGGCACTTCGACGTCTGCGTGAACAAGCACAGCGCGCGGCTGAATGCCGACGGCGGCGTGACGGTGGTCGTCGCGGCAGCACGGCCGGGCGATGCGAACTGGCTCGATACGGCCGGGCACCGGGCGGGCACGATCTGCTGGCGCTGGGTCGGCGCCGCGCGACCCGTGCATCCGCGCACGCGCGTCGTCAAGCTCGCCACGCTGAAGGAGGCTGCATGA
- a CDS encoding sulfotransferase family protein translates to MNAPLDRIRTLLAADGLIAEAVSRTGGLTAFGDGPYREALDVMCASLIDEARLSARGAEMMREKLVGQLVNRLVVEDYFRRHPEIADIAIDDPLVIVGLPRTGTTLLQRLLAVDRRFHSAAWWETRYPAPLAGETLDAPTVRIARAQAEVATMIDCIPQILAIHPLDAMLADEEFMLMEHSFVCAMDSYANVPCYTAWLAQQDLTPVYTYLKRMLQFLQWQKARRGVAPAERWLLKTPQHLHALDVLCRVFPRARVVLTHRDPAQTIPSMASMAHTLWQMYADDPDPLAVGAQWNAGMARAIGAAMAARDALPADRFLDVRFEDTVANPLGVAQAVYRFAGMSLDARQRAAMTDWMARNGRDKRAAHDYSIARFGFTDAQLARDFAAYRTRHLRAAG, encoded by the coding sequence ATGAACGCGCCGCTCGACCGGATCCGCACGCTGCTCGCCGCGGACGGGCTGATCGCCGAGGCCGTGTCGCGCACGGGCGGGCTCACCGCGTTCGGCGACGGGCCGTATCGCGAGGCGCTCGACGTGATGTGCGCGTCGCTGATCGACGAAGCGAGGCTGTCCGCGCGCGGCGCGGAGATGATGCGCGAGAAGCTCGTCGGCCAGCTCGTGAACCGGCTCGTCGTCGAGGATTACTTCCGGCGTCATCCGGAGATCGCGGACATTGCGATCGACGATCCGCTCGTGATCGTCGGCCTGCCGCGCACGGGCACGACGCTGCTGCAGCGGCTGCTGGCCGTCGACCGGCGCTTTCATTCGGCGGCGTGGTGGGAGACGCGCTATCCGGCGCCGCTCGCCGGCGAGACGCTCGACGCGCCGACCGTGCGCATCGCGCGTGCGCAGGCCGAGGTCGCGACGATGATCGACTGCATCCCGCAGATCCTGGCGATCCATCCGCTCGACGCGATGCTCGCCGACGAGGAGTTCATGCTGATGGAGCACTCGTTCGTGTGCGCGATGGATTCGTACGCGAACGTGCCGTGCTATACGGCGTGGCTCGCGCAGCAGGATCTCACGCCGGTCTACACGTACCTGAAGCGGATGCTGCAGTTCCTGCAGTGGCAGAAGGCGCGGCGCGGCGTTGCGCCGGCCGAGCGCTGGCTGCTGAAGACGCCGCAGCACCTGCATGCGCTCGACGTGCTGTGCCGCGTGTTTCCGCGTGCGCGGGTCGTGCTCACGCACCGCGACCCGGCGCAGACGATTCCGTCGATGGCGAGCATGGCGCACACGCTGTGGCAGATGTATGCGGACGACCCGGATCCGCTCGCCGTCGGCGCGCAGTGGAACGCGGGGATGGCGCGTGCGATAGGCGCGGCGATGGCCGCGCGCGACGCGCTGCCGGCCGACCGGTTCCTCGACGTGCGTTTCGAGGACACCGTAGCGAATCCGCTCGGCGTTGCGCAAGCCGTGTACCGCTTCGCCGGCATGTCGCTCGATGCGCGGCAGCGTGCGGCGATGACGGACTGGATGGCGCGCAACGGCCGCGACAAGCGCGCCGCGCACGACTATTCGATCGCGCGCTTCGGCTTCACCGATGCGCAGCTCGCGCGCGACTTCGCCGCGTATCGCACGCGGCACCTGCGGGCGGCCGGTTGA
- a CDS encoding SDR family oxidoreductase, translated as MLLKDKIVVISGIGPGLGVKLAIEAAREGARGVVVAARTMEKLDDADARIRSLGVDCDVLKVKTDITDRAQCRQLATQAVERFGRIDALVNSAFVHGTFPEPVEEADLDGWRAVFDTNVFGTMALTQEVVPHMKREKRGAIVMINTQATRKPFAGEGGYAVSKGALAVAAKYLARELGVHGIRANSIHMGWMWGVPTQAYFRQAAAEYGLTEEQIIAPIASNIALAKLPTDDDCARAALFLASDYANAVTGATLDANGGDFMP; from the coding sequence ATGTTGCTGAAAGACAAGATCGTCGTGATTTCCGGGATTGGCCCGGGGCTTGGCGTGAAGCTCGCCATCGAGGCCGCGCGCGAGGGGGCGCGCGGCGTGGTCGTCGCGGCGCGTACGATGGAGAAGCTCGACGACGCCGACGCGCGGATTCGCTCACTCGGCGTCGACTGCGACGTGCTGAAGGTGAAGACCGACATCACCGATCGCGCGCAATGCCGGCAGCTCGCGACGCAGGCCGTCGAGCGCTTCGGCCGGATCGATGCGCTCGTGAACAGCGCGTTCGTGCACGGCACGTTTCCAGAGCCGGTCGAGGAAGCCGATCTCGACGGCTGGCGTGCGGTGTTCGACACCAACGTGTTCGGCACGATGGCGCTCACGCAGGAGGTCGTGCCGCACATGAAGCGCGAGAAGCGCGGCGCGATCGTGATGATCAACACGCAGGCGACTCGCAAGCCTTTTGCAGGGGAAGGCGGCTACGCTGTATCGAAGGGAGCGCTCGCGGTTGCGGCAAAATACCTGGCGCGCGAACTCGGCGTGCACGGCATCCGCGCGAACAGCATCCACATGGGCTGGATGTGGGGCGTGCCGACGCAGGCGTATTTCCGGCAGGCGGCTGCGGAATACGGGTTGACGGAAGAACAGATCATCGCGCCGATCGCGTCGAACATCGCGCTCGCGAAGCTGCCGACCGACGACGATTGCGCGCGTGCGGCGCTGTTTCTCGCGTCGGACTACGCGAACGCGGTGACGGGCGCGACGCTCGACGCGAACGGCGGCGATTTCATGCCCTGA
- a CDS encoding acetyltransferase translates to MQDNHDARHFFAFNGDADGLCALQQLRLAEGVRGTLVTGVKRDIKLLERIDARAGDIVTVLDVSHDQNRDACARLLREGATVRYFDHHFAGELPDDPRFDAHIDTAADVCTSALVNRYLGGRYVRWAIVAAFGDELPALGNALAREHGIDEAGRCTLAELGLYLNYNAYGDCVGDLHFDPAVLADAMLPCVDPLDFVRETAVFAALRDGYRDDMARACALAPLREVPGATLVRMPDQPWARRATGMLANERMRNAPHAALAVLSPRADGGLVVSVRVPDGRPLGADEFCRGFATGGGRKRAGGINHLPETEFDAFAERFEAAFRLD, encoded by the coding sequence ATGCAGGACAACCATGACGCGCGGCATTTCTTTGCGTTCAACGGCGACGCGGACGGCCTGTGCGCGCTTCAGCAACTGCGGCTCGCGGAAGGCGTGCGCGGCACGCTCGTGACCGGCGTGAAACGCGATATCAAGCTGCTCGAGCGGATCGATGCACGTGCGGGCGACATCGTGACCGTCCTCGACGTATCGCACGACCAGAACCGCGACGCGTGCGCACGGCTGCTGCGCGAAGGCGCGACGGTCCGCTATTTCGACCACCACTTCGCGGGCGAGCTGCCCGACGATCCGCGCTTCGACGCGCATATCGACACGGCGGCCGACGTCTGCACGAGCGCGCTCGTGAACCGCTATCTCGGCGGCCGGTACGTGCGCTGGGCGATCGTCGCGGCATTCGGCGACGAATTGCCGGCACTTGGCAACGCACTTGCGCGCGAGCACGGGATCGACGAGGCCGGGCGCTGCACGCTCGCGGAACTCGGGCTCTACCTGAACTACAACGCGTACGGCGATTGCGTCGGCGATCTGCACTTCGATCCGGCGGTGCTCGCCGACGCGATGCTGCCGTGCGTCGATCCGCTCGATTTCGTGCGCGAGACCGCCGTGTTTGCCGCGCTGCGCGACGGCTACCGCGACGACATGGCGCGCGCGTGCGCGCTCGCGCCGCTGCGCGAGGTGCCGGGCGCGACGCTGGTGCGGATGCCCGATCAACCGTGGGCGCGGCGTGCGACGGGGATGCTCGCGAACGAGCGGATGCGCAACGCGCCGCATGCTGCGCTCGCGGTGCTGTCGCCGCGCGCCGACGGCGGGCTCGTCGTCAGCGTGCGCGTGCCCGACGGGCGGCCGCTCGGCGCCGACGAGTTCTGCCGCGGCTTTGCGACCGGTGGCGGGCGCAAGCGCGCGGGCGGCATCAACCATCTGCCGGAAACCGAGTTCGACGCGTTCGCCGAGCGATTCGAAGCGGCGTTCCGGCTCGATTGA